The Clostridioides sp. ES-S-0010-02 genome window below encodes:
- a CDS encoding cyclase family protein encodes MKVFDLTHVTHNDMPVYAETNRPDIKKVAIIEENGYQETLISVFSHNGTHMDSPKHMYTKGESLDTLDIENFVGKAYVLELEQGSKNIELEYLKKYEDEIKSSEFIIFKSGWSKFWDKKQYYVGYPTLTEEAANYIADSNLKGIGIDMLSVDRYDTSAFKVHHILFEKGKIIIENLTNLEAVPERFLFIAAPFKYNDADGAPVRAIAIVE; translated from the coding sequence ATGAAGGTTTTTGATTTAACTCATGTGACACATAATGATATGCCTGTATATGCAGAGACTAATAGACCTGATATAAAAAAAGTAGCTATTATTGAAGAAAATGGATATCAAGAAACATTAATCAGTGTATTTTCTCACAATGGAACTCATATGGATTCACCAAAACATATGTATACTAAAGGTGAATCCTTAGATACATTGGATATAGAAAATTTTGTCGGTAAGGCTTATGTATTAGAACTTGAGCAAGGAAGCAAAAACATAGAATTAGAATATCTAAAAAAATATGAAGATGAAATAAAAAGTAGTGAGTTTATAATATTTAAATCAGGTTGGTCAAAGTTTTGGGATAAAAAGCAATATTATGTAGGTTATCCTACATTAACAGAAGAGGCTGCAAACTATATAGCTGATAGTAATCTAAAGGGAATAGGAATTGATATGTTATCTGTAGATAGATACGACACATCAGCTTTTAAGGTACATCACATTTTATTTGAAAAAGGTAAAATAATAATAGAGAATCTTACAAATTTAGAAGCTGTGCCAGAAAGATTTCTATTTATAGCAGCTCCATTTAAGTATAATGACGCTGATGGTGCTCCAGTAAGAGCAATAGCCATAGTAGAATAA
- a CDS encoding prolyl-tRNA synthetase associated domain-containing protein codes for MSDVKDKITELSDATEVNLNETKIYNILDKLNIKYEVVEHEAVYTAEQLVILNDITKGCQCKNLFLRNAKGNKYYLIVVRGDKHVDLNSVKEKIGSSRLSFASPERLYNVLKLLPGSVNPFSLVNDTERKVELYIDEDVIKEEYLNFHPNINTKTVNISKKGFEKFLEYLEYPLQIIDI; via the coding sequence ATGAGTGATGTAAAAGATAAAATAACAGAATTATCAGATGCAACTGAAGTAAATTTAAATGAAACTAAAATATACAATATTTTAGATAAGTTAAATATTAAATATGAGGTAGTAGAACATGAAGCTGTATATACAGCAGAGCAGTTAGTAATTTTAAATGATATAACAAAAGGATGTCAGTGTAAAAATTTATTTTTAAGAAATGCTAAAGGAAACAAATACTATCTAATTGTAGTTAGAGGGGATAAACATGTTGATTTAAATTCAGTTAAAGAAAAAATAGGAAGTTCTAGGTTATCATTTGCTTCGCCTGAAAGATTATACAATGTACTTAAACTTCTTCCTGGAAGTGTAAATCCTTTTTCATTAGTAAATGATACAGAAAGAAAAGTAGAGCTTTACATAGATGAGGATGTAATTAAAGAAGAGTATTTAAATTTTCATCCAAATATAAATACTAAAACTGTAAATATATCAAAAAAAGGATTTGAAAAATTTTTGGAATATTTGGAATATCCACTACAAATCATTGACATTTAA
- a CDS encoding DUF554 domain-containing protein gives MFGVIANSLAIAGGCIVGLIIKGGLPQRVSDTIMNGIALCVLYIGISGALEGKNTLVTIISIALGALIGELIDIDKWVNKLGAFLQSRFSKGNKKDSIAEGFISSSLLFCIGAMAVVGSLESGLTGSHDTLFVKSVIDGIASVIFTASLGIGVMFSAVSVFLYEGIICLGASFLNGFLSDPVVTEMTAAGSLLIIGLGLNVLKLTNIKVANLLPAIFIPILFGVFGVI, from the coding sequence ATGTTTGGAGTAATAGCAAATAGTCTAGCAATCGCAGGTGGGTGTATAGTAGGTCTTATAATCAAAGGTGGTTTACCTCAAAGAGTAAGTGATACTATAATGAATGGAATTGCCCTATGTGTATTATATATAGGGATATCAGGAGCACTAGAGGGAAAGAATACACTAGTGACAATAATATCTATAGCTTTAGGAGCTTTAATAGGAGAGTTAATAGATATTGATAAATGGGTAAATAAATTAGGTGCATTTTTGCAGAGTAGGTTTTCTAAAGGCAATAAAAAGGATTCTATTGCTGAAGGTTTTATATCATCTAGTTTGTTATTTTGTATAGGGGCTATGGCAGTAGTTGGTTCGTTAGAAAGTGGACTTACAGGAAGCCATGATACTTTATTTGTAAAATCAGTAATAGATGGGATAGCTTCTGTTATATTTACAGCTTCTTTAGGTATAGGTGTAATGTTTTCTGCTGTATCTGTATTTTTATATGAAGGTATTATATGTTTAGGGGCATCATTTTTAAATGGATTTTTAAGTGACCCTGTAGTTACAGAAATGACAGCTGCAGGAAGTTTATTAATTATAGGACTTGGTTTAAATGTACTTAAGCTAACAAATATAAAAGTAGCAAATCTATTACCAGCCATATTTATACCAATATTATTTGGTGTATTTGGAGTAATTTAG
- a CDS encoding kinase, producing MITFDVNGAIIRFDDTKNNYNKIRKIFKLYALEISKNFERDCLNNFQNLKQISDRGLNLGEKYIEESFKKGIETIVSFGIITIDIDTFKSVYCEKYLDFKRLFNNLNKTFIIPNKNKKNNHANFLEIESTVKKMSNYLYNDCFKIHYAVIDALIENRVSEVHSYIDEESIKKSNALFNNYKDGFIGKADECKVVKQIITLNPYREDVYEFLVKEDGDFSKEIERLTEFLGYNIKEYKASLMDLYINELVESDESDAENAREKIEKYAKYIGCSDENLYIARVNAIYTFANA from the coding sequence ATGATTACATTTGATGTAAATGGAGCTATTATCAGGTTTGATGATACAAAAAATAATTATAATAAGATAAGAAAAATTTTTAAATTGTATGCTTTAGAAATTTCTAAAAACTTTGAGAGAGATTGTTTAAATAATTTTCAAAATCTAAAACAAATATCAGATAGAGGTCTAAATCTAGGAGAAAAATATATAGAGGAATCTTTTAAGAAAGGAATCGAGACTATAGTGAGTTTTGGAATTATAACTATAGATATTGATACCTTTAAAAGTGTTTATTGTGAAAAATATTTAGATTTTAAAAGGCTTTTTAATAACTTAAATAAAACTTTTATCATACCAAATAAGAATAAAAAAAATAATCATGCAAATTTTTTAGAAATAGAATCTACAGTAAAAAAAATGAGCAATTATTTGTATAATGATTGTTTCAAAATTCATTATGCTGTAATAGATGCGCTTATAGAAAATAGAGTCAGTGAAGTCCATTCTTATATTGATGAAGAATCTATAAAAAAATCTAATGCCTTGTTTAATAATTACAAAGATGGTTTTATTGGAAAAGCAGATGAGTGTAAGGTTGTAAAACAAATAATAACATTAAATCCATATAGAGAAGATGTATACGAGTTTTTGGTAAAGGAAGATGGAGATTTTAGTAAGGAGATTGAAAGATTAACTGAATTTTTAGGATATAATATAAAAGAATATAAGGCTTCTTTAATGGACCTTTATATAAATGAACTAGTAGAGAGCGATGAAAGTGATGCTGAAAATGCAAGAGAGAAGATTGAAAAGTATGCTAAATATATTGGTTGTAGTGATGAAAATCTATATATAGCAAGGGTTAATGCCATATACACTTTTGCCAATGCATAA